From the genome of Taeniopygia guttata chromosome 31, bTaeGut7.mat, whole genome shotgun sequence, one region includes:
- the LOC140681060 gene encoding serine/threonine-protein kinase pim-3-like, which yields MVAEPQVRQRRAVSERRGGIRREPPAPGGDSRKGRGAPGSGPRGFILRAPSPAAAGERREGAAGREEGERGMRKGGTGASRAGRSAAPGLQQQQQQHLPQGLIFSSSQPDGTRVPLEVVLMEKVGSGCQNIIQLLDWFELPDSFILVLERPGASRDLLEFLQEQDQGFLCEEQARWLFCQVLEAVRHCTACGVLHRDIKPENLLVDPESGDLKLIDFGCGTFLQERAFTDFAGTRVYSPPEWTWLGCYHGHAATTWSLGVLLYVMVCGSLPFQDDQAIVLGKLFFRQQLSPAQAVVRVGGALSSQEMQQ from the exons ATGGTGGCGGAGCCGCAGGtccggcagcgccgggcggtgtccgagcggcgcggggggaTCCGCCGAGAGCctccggccccgggcggggacTCCCGCAAgggccggggggcgccgggctccggccctcGGGGCTTTATTCTCCGCGCCCCGAGCCCTGCGGCTGcgggggaaagaagggaaggggcggcaggaagagaggagggagagcggGGCATGCggaagg ggggcactggggcatcccgggcagggcgcagcgcagccccaggcctgcagcagcagcagcagcagcacctgccgcAGGGActcattttctcctcctcacagcccgacggcacccgcgtgcccttggaggtggtgctgatggagaaggtgggctctggctgccagaacatcatccagctgctcgactggtttgagctgccgGATAGCTTCATCCTGGTGCTGGAGCGTCCGGGGGCATCACGGGATCTCCTGgagttcctgcaggagcaggaccaggggttcctgtgcgaggagcaggcgcgctggcttttctgccaggtgctggaggccgtgcggcactgcaccgcctgcggcgtcctgcaccgggacatcaagccggagaacctcctcgtggacccggagagcggcgacctgaagctcatcgacttcggttgcggcaccttcctccaggagcgggccttcaCGGActttgccg gaacgcgcgtgtacagcccgcccgagtggacCTGGCTGGGTTgctaccacggccacgcggcgACCACCTGGTCCCTGGGCGTgctgctgtacgtcatggtctgcggcagcctcccctttCAGGACGACCAAGCCATCGTGCTGGGGAAGCTCTTCTTCCggcagcagctctctccag CTCAGGCCGTAGTGCGGGTCGGAGGGGCTTTGtcgagccaagaaatgcagcagtga